From Methanothrix sp., one genomic window encodes:
- a CDS encoding STT3 domain-containing protein, which yields MNRRDAALLAIAVVLSLAIRLAPALYRGDIIFDGYDEYYHLRRILYTFHHFPHTLWFDSYINYPHGLEITWPPLFDIVVAALAHTVPPVIGDGSVETLAAVISPILGGILVVVVYAIAREVSDERTALISAFLLAVCPYSVIRTSFGSPDHHSLEVLLFSTIVLLLLYTLRGGYIWSICAGIAVAALAYTWAGAPIYLLIIPSFAVLRAILSLQDGSAFDYRPLLLSLGVASALVFPSGFSSWLYISFIAIIIITAIVLVTAITEQLALRKDLPWIVLPASLIALAMIIIFVNYSRLQSAMVYLVGGGMTGKIAEAEPLFVNTDPFTPLTLWLLLYILGAVILLYETKAGGLKRDARLLLLIWAALALVLTIGQKRFIYVSSTVGPILMALLLLRATVWMRSYPSHRFIAGVALAIMIITPLTDLPGIVSSEPAITQDWVESLEWLRNSTPQTSYFEEPFQVPEYGVMCWWDYGNWIVYLGKRPVVANNFQTGVVEGSRFFLSENEEAAVRILNERRARYVITDLTMIYGKLQAICSWLGEDPSTYQMIYTKDGMVTVHNLERLNRTVLAGLHLDDCSYMEHFRLIHESRSFAGPYGGKQASMIKIFEYVPGAVIRGSAKDDRIVVAVLNLSSNLGRPFQYVNYAVPRNGSYEIRVPYSTEGAYGIKASGPYQIVEISPATDGWGDVAFVNITEKDVLEGRILELGTPVSAVPEP from the coding sequence ATGAACCGAAGAGATGCTGCGCTCCTTGCGATAGCTGTTGTGCTCAGCCTGGCAATACGGCTTGCTCCTGCACTTTACAGGGGCGATATAATCTTCGACGGCTATGATGAGTACTACCATCTCAGAAGAATCCTTTACACATTCCATCACTTTCCGCACACGCTATGGTTCGATTCATACATAAACTACCCCCACGGCCTTGAGATAACATGGCCTCCTCTCTTCGATATCGTCGTTGCGGCCCTTGCGCATACAGTACCGCCTGTGATCGGTGACGGATCTGTGGAGACGCTCGCAGCGGTGATATCCCCGATCCTGGGCGGCATTCTTGTGGTGGTTGTTTACGCCATCGCGAGAGAGGTTTCTGATGAAAGAACCGCCTTGATCTCTGCATTTCTCCTGGCGGTATGCCCATACAGCGTCATCAGAACATCATTCGGCTCGCCGGACCATCACAGCCTTGAGGTCCTTCTCTTCTCTACGATAGTGCTTCTCCTCCTGTATACGCTCAGAGGGGGGTACATCTGGAGCATCTGTGCGGGTATCGCAGTGGCAGCTCTCGCCTACACATGGGCAGGTGCGCCGATTTACCTTCTCATAATACCTTCATTTGCAGTTCTCCGAGCCATTCTGAGTTTGCAGGATGGCAGCGCGTTCGATTACAGGCCGCTGCTCTTGAGCCTTGGAGTCGCATCTGCTCTCGTTTTTCCATCCGGCTTCAGCAGCTGGCTGTACATATCCTTTATTGCCATCATTATCATCACCGCAATTGTTCTTGTCACTGCTATCACAGAGCAGCTGGCCCTCAGGAAGGATCTGCCGTGGATAGTTCTGCCAGCGTCCCTGATCGCACTTGCCATGATAATCATCTTCGTCAACTACAGCAGGCTTCAGAGCGCCATGGTCTATCTCGTCGGAGGGGGGATGACAGGAAAGATAGCAGAGGCAGAGCCGCTCTTTGTTAATACAGACCCCTTCACGCCGCTGACGCTCTGGCTTCTGCTTTACATCCTGGGAGCCGTTATCCTCCTGTACGAGACAAAGGCGGGCGGTCTCAAGAGAGATGCTAGGCTGCTCCTTCTGATCTGGGCGGCTCTGGCGCTCGTGCTCACAATCGGACAGAAGAGGTTCATCTACGTCTCATCAACAGTGGGCCCGATACTGATGGCTCTTCTGCTTCTCAGAGCTACAGTCTGGATGAGATCCTATCCCTCCCACAGGTTCATTGCTGGAGTGGCTCTCGCCATCATGATAATCACTCCCCTCACAGATCTCCCCGGTATCGTAAGCTCTGAGCCAGCGATCACCCAGGACTGGGTCGAGTCGCTGGAATGGTTGAGGAACAGCACACCTCAGACAAGCTACTTCGAGGAGCCGTTCCAGGTCCCTGAGTATGGTGTGATGTGCTGGTGGGATTACGGAAACTGGATTGTCTACCTCGGAAAGCGTCCGGTTGTTGCGAACAACTTCCAGACAGGGGTCGTGGAGGGGTCGAGGTTCTTTTTATCAGAGAACGAGGAAGCCGCTGTGAGGATTCTGAACGAGAGGCGTGCCAGATACGTGATCACGGATCTCACCATGATCTATGGGAAGCTCCAGGCGATATGCAGCTGGCTCGGCGAGGATCCGTCTACATATCAGATGATCTACACAAAAGACGGGATGGTGACCGTGCACAATCTGGAGCGGCTCAACAGGACCGTGCTCGCAGGCTTGCATCTCGATGACTGCAGCTACATGGAGCACTTCCGTCTCATCCACGAGTCGAGGAGCTTTGCCGGACCGTATGGCGGAAAGCAAGCATCCATGATCAAGATCTTCGAATACGTGCCTGGCGCTGTCATCAGGGGGAGCGCGAAGGATGACAGGATTGTTGTAGCGGTCCTGAACCTCAGCTCGAACCTGGGCAGGCCCTTCCAGTACGTGAACTACGCCGTCCCGCGCAACGGGAGCTACGAGATCAGGGTTCCGTACTCGACTGAGGGCGCGTATGGCATAAAAGCATCCGGACCCTACCAGATTGTGGAGATCTCACCAGCCACCGATGGCTGGGGAGATGTTGCATTCGTGAACATCACAGAGAAGGATGTCCTCGAGGGAAGGATCC